GTAATGGAATCCTCGTGAGAATTGAAAAGGAACTCATTCGACTTGGTCATGGTGATCTTTTAAAACGAGTTAAGCAGAATTTGGAGAAAGGGTATTTACATAACAACAGCCAATTAGAAGCTACCCTCAACAAACAAATTATCGAAATGTTTGTGGATTGGGATTTTGACTTAGATAAAAGTGTCATTCTTTTTATGTTAAATCCTACAGAGCCAAAAAAGCATAGCTACAGACAAGTTGATATTGAATAGAAGAGAGGTGAGGGTATGGATCAAGAAACTTTAAATATGATTAGTAGCTTTACAAGTAAGTTACTAAGAAAGAATTTTGGCAAGGGGCCGCAATCCTGTCAATCAACACTGTGTGGTAAATATTTAGTTACATATATCCGTGGTTTTATTTCACCAATGGAAGAGATCCTTATACAACAAGGACAAAATAATCAGGTGGACAAAGCTAGAACCGTGATCATTAACCATATTATTGAAGAATTAAAGGGAGTAGTAAAGATTACATTTGATCGTGATGTTGAGGAAAGTTATCATGATTGGAATTTCCCAAATAACTCTGGAGTGATTATATTTGTTATGGATGATGAAGTAGAAAAGTGTGCATCAGACCAAAATGTTGATTTCAAGAGGCTGGAAACAGAGGTTGCTCGACTGAGTCAATTGGTGCAAAAAATTCCAGATCAAATTTATGTGTATCCTCTTTCATCATCTCTTTATTTAATCGAGAGGAAAGGAATTCTTATTCCAATTGAAAAATCACTAATTAAGAAAGGGTTTGCAGAGGAGCTTAAGATTACAAAGGATGAATTAGAGAAAACTTATTTCCATAGATATGGAAAATTTGATGATATATTCAATACTACTATCAAGGATATCTTTATTGATTGGAACTTTAAAGAAGATAAGTCATTTGTTGCTTTTATCTTAGGATCTTAAGGTGTATATAAAAAAGTTCACAAGATTTATGTGAACTTTTTTATGCTTTATTTCATTTCATTAAGCAGTATACGGCTTCTTAGAAGCATTTTGTTCTTTAAAACTTTTCCTAACTCCTATAAATTTGATGTTAACTATAGTCCCCTTACCAGGTTCACTTTCAAATTTTAACGTTCCACCCATAGCCTCAATCAATCGGATCGTCACCATTAATCCTAAACCTGTTCCATTTTCTTTTGTTGTGTGATATGGCTTACCGATTCCTTGGAGTTGCTCTACTGTCATTCCTAAGCCGGTATCTATTACTTGAATGGAGATTACCTGGCTTTTTTCACAAAAGGTCACAGTAATCTTCACACTTCCACTATCTGTTGCTTCAATTGCATTCTTTACCAAATTTAAGATCGCTTGTTTAAATTTAAACGGATCTACCTTAGTGTATAAATCTTTTTCTATATGGTGTTCGAGTTTAATTCCTTTTATATTAGCATAGGATTGCATAAGGAGAATAATTTCTTTTAGTGACTTACCAACCCTTATTTCCTCAGTTTTCATGTCTTGTTGTGGTTTTGCAAAATTCAAATAATCCGAAATGATTGACTCAGCCCGATCTAGTTCATCAA
This Metabacillus endolithicus DNA region includes the following protein-coding sequences:
- a CDS encoding Na-translocating system protein MpsC family protein, yielding MDQETLNMISSFTSKLLRKNFGKGPQSCQSTLCGKYLVTYIRGFISPMEEILIQQGQNNQVDKARTVIINHIIEELKGVVKITFDRDVEESYHDWNFPNNSGVIIFVMDDEVEKCASDQNVDFKRLETEVARLSQLVQKIPDQIYVYPLSSSLYLIERKGILIPIEKSLIKKGFAEELKITKDELEKTYFHRYGKFDDIFNTTIKDIFIDWNFKEDKSFVAFILGS